From a single Miscanthus floridulus cultivar M001 chromosome 8, ASM1932011v1, whole genome shotgun sequence genomic region:
- the LOC136470846 gene encoding uncharacterized protein, giving the protein MEDWDSEDFQPVAPVVKVEPLKNQWADEDVEEDDVKESWEEEEEEEKPKPAPVEKAAVKPSTKAPAKKGKQQASTSAEEPDEPPLSPTSEKIRQQRLVEEADFKSTTELFAKKDGEQKSLDTFIPKSESDFVEYAELIANKLRPYEKSFHYMALLKNVMRLSMTSLKGADAKEISSSVTAIANEKIKAEKEVAAGKKKQGAKKKQLHIEKGDDDFIPGRGGGYDDPDEYDFM; this is encoded by the exons ATGGAGGACTGGG ATTCTGAAGATTTCCAGCCAGTTGCTCCTGTTGTGAAAGTCGAGCCACTTAAAAATCAGTGGGCTGATGAAGATGTTGAAGAAGATGATGTTAAAGAATCatgggaagaagaggaggaggaggag AAACCAAAGCCAGCGCCTGTGGAAAAGGCCGCGGTGAAACCTAGCACTAAGGCTCCTGCTAAAAAGGGAAAACAGCAAGCATCAACAAGTGCTGAAGAACCAGATGAGCCCCCTCTTAGTCCCACTTCAGAGAAAATTCGCCAACAAAG GCTTGTGGAAGAAGCTGACTTCAAGTCAACCACAGAACTTTTTGCAAAGAAAGACGGTGAACAAAAGTCACTAGATACTTTTATCCCGAAGTCTGAGAGTGACTTTGTGGAATACGCGGAGCTTATTGCAAATAAACTACGCCCCTATGAG AAAAGCTTTCACTACATGGCTCTCCTTAAGAATGTCATGAGACTTTCCATGACATCGCTGAAAGGTGCGGACGCGAAAGAAATATCTTCCTCCGTGACAGCAATTGCTAACGAGAAGATCAAGGCTGAGAAAGAGGTTGCAGCAGGCAAAAAGAAACAAG GAGCGAAAAAGAAGCAACTCCACATCGAGAAAGGAGACGATGACTTCATCCCCGGACGGGGTGGTGGCTATGATGATCCGGACGAGTACGACTTCATGTGA